ATAAAGACCTGTTTTGTATCCTAGATTCGAAAAACTTCCCGCTAAAAAATGAGAGACTGAGCCTTTTCCGTTTGTTCCGACCACTGAGACTCTAAGTCTTTCTTTTTTTCTAGTTCTCCAGCCGTGCGAATCTACAAGATTTCGGAATTGATCCAAAGAATAATCCCCAAATACATTAAAATTCCTGGTTTTCTCTAAATTGGTTAATTTGGATCCGAATTCTAAAAAATCTGGGTTAGACATTTATGATTTTCTAATATTTTCTCAGGTGTATCCGAGAGCTTTTAACAGTCTGGATCTTCCTTTTTCTATCAGATCTGGGATTAAGCTTACGCCGGTGAACAATCTGAATTGTTCGACTGCTTGGTAGAGTAGCATTTCTGTTCCGGGAATGATCTTCGCACCCTTCTTCTTAGCTCCTAAAACTAAAGGAGTTTCTAAAGGATTATAAACTATGTCGAATAATACTTGCCCTTCTTTAAAACAAGACTCTGGGATTGCAGGTCCAGGATCTTTTCCTTTCATTCCGAGGGGAGTTGTGTGAATGATGAGCGAGTATTCCGCAAAATCCTTTTGCACTTCGGTTAGATCTTTAAACTGGATCTTTGCGGAAGAAATATTAGAAAGTAATCCAATCAATTCTTCAGAAGTTTTAGGATTTCTTGCTGTGATCGTAAGATCTTTTACTCCTGCTTCTTTCAATAGGGTGAAAGAAATTCCTCGAGCGCTTCCACCGCTTCCGATCAATAATACTTTTCCGTATAAACTTACCGGAAAAGATTCTTGGATAGATCGGACTGCACCGATCCCGTCCGTATTATGCGCGCTAATCGATCCGTTCTCAAAAACTAAAGTATTACTTGCTTTGACAGCTTGAGAAGTCTCGTCAGTTTTATCCGCGAATTGAAATGCAATTTCCTTATGAGGAATGGTGACTGACAAACCTCTGACTCCGAACTTGGACAAAGAAAGAAGTTCCTTTTTTTCCAAAGTTTCCACTGGAAAAACCAAATAGCCGCAGTCCAGACTCAGGTCTTCATACCATGAGGTGTGCAACATGGGTGATAATGTGTGAGATAGAGGCTGGCCTACGATCCCGAAGTATTTTGAGCTGTCTCGAAAGATTTTCAATTGGTTCCGCTTCTTTTTTACTAAAATTCTCGACTTTATCCGAAAACCCGGAAAACCTGTAATGCAGATGGGAATCCTGGCCTCGCTCAACGATTTTCTCCCTTTACTCGGCACTCAACCCTTTTTAGTTTTAGCTTCTTCTTCGGGTTGGTGGACGACATTCACGGATATACTGTTTGTTCTGTCTATTAGTGGCGGTTTAGCTTGGTATTTTTATTATTATAAAAGAAAGGATCTTTTAGGTGGTTACTGGGTGGCGTTTTTAGTCGCTATTCTGGGATCTCTGATCATTCTTTCTATCTTCCAAGATCTGATCCGAGAAGTGGTGTATTGGTTGATCTCACCAAAGATCGGGATCTATCAGGTTGCAAATGTGAATTTGATCGCGGTTTTGTTGGGCGGATACTCAATGCTCTATATTATGAACCGTATCAATCATAACAAAGAACGCAGAGACTGATTTAACTCGCCGTTCAAGGCGGAGTTTTCACTTTTTCTTCTCTTTTTCCGCCAAAGTCATTTCGAATACTTTGGCGTATTTTAGAAAATTATAATAGAACCCCATGATTGCGAGGATCAGTCCTCTTCTTCCATCCAAAAATCCTAATCTTACAAAATACATCCAAAAGGATTTGTATCCTGCTTCTAATAGGGCTAAGATTAAACCGCTACGTTTTCCTTTTCCGAATTTTTCAGTAGCAGCAAGTTCAGAGTATCTATTGATAAAGCTAACATGATCGAATAGATTTTCATAAGAATAATGGAATACTGGATGTTTTAACTTCTTCCTTTTTCCGGATAATTCTACTGCTTCGTGGACCTTTCCGCCTACAAATTTGCCTTTGGATCTTAAGAATAGTCTGGCCCTATAATTCGGATACCAGCCTCCGTGTCGGATCCATTTTCCCATGTACATCGTAAGTCTTGGGATTATAAATCCATCTTCTTCCGGTTCTCCGTTCTTGAATAAGTTTTTGATCTCTTCTTTTAGGCCTGGAGAAAGTTCTTCGTCCGCATCCAGAGTAAGGATCCAGGGACTCGCAGCTAAAGAGATTACATGATTCTTTTGAGAAACGTAATCGTCAAATTTCCGGAGAACTACTTTGGCTCCCTTTTGTTTTGCGATACTTTCCGTTCTATCCTTGGAACCTGAATCCAATACTATGATCTCGTTTACGAAATCTAGAGAAGATAGACATCTTTCGATATTATCTTCTTCGTTTAATGTGATGATACAGGCTGAGATTGGTAACATCAAGCGCGGGAAAAATCCTGATCTCTTACGGATTTAAAATTAGACGTAAGGGGAACTTCCAATCTGGCGATGGTTACGTCTTTGCGGATGATGATCCTGAAAAAAGAAGGATCGATACCTTCTCCTTTTAGCATGATTAATATAAGTGCGAGTCCCAATCCGGCTCCTTCCGTATTGTCAGCGTTATCTAAATAGAATTGGGCGATGTCTCCGTACTGCATTCCTTTTTCTAATTTTTCGCGGAGGGATTTTTCTTCCTCTATAGTGACTGGTGTATTGTTTGTAACCTCGACCCGAATTCCGTCCATGGAATAATCGAAAGTGATCAGACAGAAATATCCCTTCTTTTTGGATTTGTTTCCGTATTCTTCCGCCATACTTTCGGAGAATAATTGCTTATATTCGGAGACTCCCTTTTTGTACTGGATGGGATTTTCGATATCGTAGCCTTTTTCCTCGAAGTAGATCCTTTTTTGATTTGCCTTGCAGGCGTTGATCGATAATTCTTTTACGATAGTGTAAATCGTTGGAACAAGGGTGGGATAAGTGACCTTATCCAAGATGAGCTCGATCGCCTGTTGGATATGTTCCTCGACCGATCTGGTGATTCGATGGGTCTTTAGAGAGAGGATTCTTCCGTCCTCCACCGTAAGCCGGATATTGTCTGATATATCCCGGATTTCCTGACCCATTAACCTTGAACTTTTCGGAACTCGATTTGTTTGTCAAGAGACTCATTCTAATAGCTTTAAAAAAGGTCCGCTCTAATTCGGTCCGAATTTTGCCAAAATCCTTCCCTTATGTTTTGGGATGCCTTCTTTTTTCATGGAACATTCACGCGGATTCCTGGTCTTGGAGCGGTGCCTATTTGATCCAACCGGAAACCTTGGAATATTCCGGTCCTGTCCAGATCCAGGTGAAAGACGGTTTGGTGGAGAAAATATCTTCTTCTACTGCGTCAAAGGAACCTCTGTTCATTTTACCCGGATTTTGTGATTCTCATGTAACCTTAGGGGCAAATTCTCTAGGAGGTTGGAAGGATCGTACCGAATTGGAATCCGATCTGAAACAATTTTTGCTACATGGATTCACACATATCCAAAGCATTGCAGATCCTCCTTGGGCCTCTGAACTTTCCGAGATCAGAAAGAAAAATTCTCAATACCCTAGGATCTCAGTTCTTCCTCCCGTTTTACTTGCAGAGTCCAAAGAAATTTCTGCATCCAAATCTTCCGGTTATAAAATCCTAAAATCACCTGAAGAAGCGATGGCTTCTCTCTCCGGCAAAAGAGGAAAGATCCATTTATTCTTAAGGCATAACGAAGGAGAAACTTTCGAAGTAGATGGAAAACTTCTTTATCGAATGAGAAGTGAAGCGGAGAAGAATGGACTGGAATTATCTGTTTCCACTTTCGGAGAAGAATTTGCAAATTGGGAAGCGTTGTCTTCCGAAACGAAGGTGCTGTATCATCCTATTCCGGAAACTTCTTCTATTCGTCCTGTTGCTCATAATTTGGTGAAACAGATTTGGGCTCCTCTTTTCGGGATCTATTTTACTAGAAAAGGAATAGGAACTTCTTCTTTTGCAGAAGAATGGGAAAAATGGACCCAATGGAGTCCGACTTTCAAAGAGAGAGCGCTGTCTAAAGAAGTGCTATCTACTTTGCCTGCACTTTCCGAATCGGAAAGAGAAGAAGCGGAGAAAGAATACGATTCCTATCTTGCTTTCTTGAGGGCCCGCAAGAATCTGACCTTAAGGATCTTACTCGGTTCGGGCGCGGGTCACCAACTACAGTTCCCTGGAATTTCCGGCTGGAAGGAACTGAGAATTTTATCCGAACTTCTGGGACCCAAAGAAGCATTGAGAGCGGCAACTGAAACCACCTGCCAATATTTGGGGGCGGCTCATGAGGGGAAGATCCGAGTAGGAAAACCGGCTCATCTTTTGATTTTTAGGGAAGACCCTCTCCAAAATTGGGATAAACTAAAAACATTAAGAACGGTCGTGACGGAGAGAGTGAAAACCGAGATCTCTTCTCCTGAAAAAAAGAAAACAGAGAGGCGGAGACGATGAAAGAAGATCAAAAAGAACTGTTTCAAAAATTACTGGACGAAAGTTTCAGAAAGAAAGCGGCCTTAGAGCCTGGAGCAAAAGTTTCTGCGTTAGTCACTAGTTCTAAATCGGATTACGTTTTTATAAAGATCCAAGGAGCAGGTCTCTCCGGGATTATCGCCGCTGACGAATTCGCGGAAGCTCCCCCTAAACAGGGAGAAACTATCGAGGCATATTTCTTACAGGAATCTTCCGGAGACCAATATTTTACCACATGTTTGAATGGAGATACGATCTCCAAAGATATGGTATCTGTAGCTCATACTGCTGAGATCCCGGTCCTAGGTCATATCGTAGGCGAGAATGATGCCGGCGTAGAAGTCAAGTTAGGCGAACAAACGGGTTTCTGTCCATTCTCCCAATTGGATCCTGAGTTGAAAAAACAGAATAATGGGGTAGGCAAAAGGGTCCGTTTCCTCATTTCAGAAGTTGGAAATAAAGGAAAGATCATCGTTTCCCAAAAGAAAATCGCGGATAAGGAAAGAGAGGCCAAAATTTCCGTTCTGAAAGGCGAATTGAAGCCCGGGATGTTTGTTACCTGCAAGGTCAAATCCGTTCATAATTTCGGACTAATCGTGGAGGCAGACGGGCTGACTGCACTTGTTCCGGCTTCCGAGGCTACTTTCAAAAAGGGCGCGGATCTTTCTAAAGATTTTCATCCTGGACAAGTTCTAAGAGCAAAAGTTTTAAAATTAGATTGGGAAGAAGAAAAACACAGCTTTACTGTTAAGGATTTTCTTAAAGATCCTTGGGCCCAAAATGTTCCGTTCAAAGAAGGTGATTTGGTTACCGGAACCGTGGAAAGTGTAAAACCTTTCGGAGTATTCGTAAAATTGAATGAACAATTCTCCGGACTCGTTCCAAACAGAGAGACTGGATTACAAAATCGTACACCAGCTGCTCAACATTTCAAGATGGGAGACATGGTTTCCGCTTTTGTAACAGAAGTGAATATAGGCAAAAGACAGATCTCTCTTTCTCTTGTGAAAGCAAAAGAAGTTCAGGAAAGATTGGATTACAGCGGATATCTTTCCGAGGAAACTTCATCCACTGGATCTTTTGGTGCTATTCTTGCGAAATCCTTAAACAAGGGACAGAAAAAAGGATAAATGGCTCTCCGGATCGCATTGTATCGACCGGAGATACCTCCCAATACGGGAAATATCGCCCGACTATGCGTCGCTTTAGGAGCGGAGTTGCATATCGTAGGAGAACCTGCCTTCGAGTTGTCTGAAAAAGCAGCAAGAAGAGCAGGGCTAGATTATTGGGATAAACTAAAATTGACCCTTCATTCCGGTTGGGAAGCTTTTTCAAAGACCTTAGACACTGATTCTAAGTTATATTTAATATCCACGAAAGGAGAAGTCTCTTATACAACTCCGAAGTACGGGAAGAATGACGTATTTTTATTCGGAAATGAAACATCAGGATTGCCTCAGGAAATTTTTCAATCAGAGATCCCTAATGGGATCCTTAGAATTCCGATGGAAGAAGATTGTAGATGTTTAAATTTGAGTAACGCAGTCGCGGTAATCGCATACGAAGCATTGCGCCAAATTCGTCGTTGGTGATTCGGAAACTGTCTTCCGAAAAAAATCGGATTTACACCCCTCGAAAAAATCAGTCCTATGGAAAAATATGGGAATGTCCTTTTCCCTAGGAGAGATAGAAGCCCGAATTCGGGAACTCCTAGCAAACGGTTTAACAGGTAATTCCCAGGATTTCCATGCGTGGATCCGTATGGACACTCTTCGTAAATTCAGGGAAGAGCCTTCCTTCTCACCCGATTGGGTTCCAAAAGTTCTAGACGAGCTTGTTGCTTCCGGAGAAGCAGCTAAAAGTAAATTAGATCCGAGAGAATATACTCTCTCAGCAGAATCCTCTCTCCGCAAAAAAACTTCCAAGAACGAAGAGTACCTTCTTCTTGGCCGCACCGAATTCCAGCCTATGCAATACGTAAGAAGCAGGATGGAATCTTTCCTGAGAGCCAACGGAATAGACGAGGACATGATCGTGGATCTAACCATTGGTTCCATCGAAGCAGTTGAGAATGCAGTCAAATATGGGGACGGTGGCAACGTAGAAGTCGCCTATACAATCGAAAAAAGCGGAATTTTTAAGATCCGACTGGTGAACAATCTGAGAGAATTGAATATCGAAGAAGATATAGAAAGAGGAAAATTTTCTTCCACTGCCACTCTTATGAGAGGGATGATGGTTATGCAAAAATTATTCGATAAAATGGATCTCGAAATCTTAGAGGATAAAAGACAGGCCTTATTTATGGCCGAAAAAATCCTTCCGAAGTAAATTCTTCCTTTTTTTACGTTTTACACTTCTTCGATTTTCGGGTCTTTCTTTCTAAGAGTATGTCTTCGATTTTTAAAATTCATTCCAACTACAAAGCCGCCGGGGACCAAGTCCAGGCCATAGAAAAAATAGGCCAAGCCTTTAAAAGGGGAGAAGATAAGGTCACCTTAGTAGGTGTGACCGGCTCCGGAAAAACATTCACTATGGCCCAGGTGATCGCGAATATGGGACTCCCTACCTTGGTTTTGTCGCATAACAAGACTTTGGCGGCACAGTTATTCCGCGAGTTTAAGGAGTTTTTCCCGGAGAATGCAGTGGAATACTTCGTTTCTTATTACGATTATTACCAACCAGAGGCTTACGTACCTTCTTCGGATACGTTTATAGAAAAAGATATGTCAATGAACGAGGAGATAGACAAGCTCAGATTGCGAGCTACTTCTTCTTTACTGGAAAGAGACGATGTTGTGATCGTAAGTTCAGTCTCTTGTATTTATGGTTTAGGATCTCCGGAAGAATATGTGAACTCAGTTGTCGCATTGCAAAAAGGAGACATCATTGATAGAGATCAGGTCATTCGCAAACTTCTTCATATACAATACAATCGTAATGATACCGATTTCTCTCGTGGGAATTTCAGAGTAAGAGGAGACTCTATCGAAGTTTATCCTGCGTATCATACGGATGCTTTTCGGATCGAATTTTTTGGGGACGAGGTGGATTCAATTTCCAGAATACATCCGGTTACAGCTCAAGTGATCGCTAAGCAGGAAAAATGTTTTATCTATCCCGCAAAACACTTCATCATGTCCGCTCCTTTAGTAAAGGACGCCGTCAAAAGAATTAAAGATGAGATGGCGGAACAAGAGATCAAGTTCACTAAAGAGAATAAATTTTTAGAAGCACAGCGTATCGTATCTAGAACAAATTACGATATGGAAATGCTCCAAGAGATGGGGTATTGTAACGGGATCGAAAATTATTCTCGTCATCTTACCGGAAGAAAAGAAGGAGAAAGACCTGCTTGTCTCATCGACTATTTCCGCGGGGACTTCTTGCTTATAGTGGACGAGTCTCACGTTACGATTCCTCAGGTGGGGGGAATGTTTGCAGGTGATAAAGCTCGTAAACAAACTCTGGTAGATTTTGGATTCAGATTACCTTCTGCCCTAGACAATCGACCTCTAAACTTTTCTGAATTTGAATCTTTAACTCCTAAAACTCTCTATGTATCTGCGACACCTGCAGAATACGAATTGGAGAAGAGCAAAACAAGAGTAGAACAGATCATTCGTCCTACAGGACTTTTAGATCCGAATGTAGAAGTTCGACCTACCAAAAACCAGGTAGAGGATCTTTTAGTAGAGATCCGAAAAAGAATAGATCTAGGAGAAAGGGTTTTAGTCACCACATTGACCAAAAAGATGGCGGAAGATCTCTCCGATTATTATAAAGAATTAGGACTCAAAGTTTCATATCTGCATTCCGAGATAGAAACCTTAGAAAGAATAGAGATTATTCGAGATCTCAGAAAGGGAATATACGATGTTCTAATCGGGATCAACCTTTTGCGAGAAGGATTGGATATCCCTGAAGTTTCTCTCGTAGCCATTTTGGACGCGGACAAAGAAGGTTTTTTAAGAAATTACAAATCCTTAATACAGACGATTGGTAGGGCCGCAAGGAATATCAACGGAACTGCAGTATTATACGCGGATAAGATGACTGATTCTATGACCAAGGCCATAGAAGAGACCAAAAGAAGAAGAACGATCCAAGAAGAACATAATCTTAAATACAGGATCTCTCCTCAAACGATCAAAAAGGAAATTGCCGATATGATCGAAAGGACCGAAAAAGAATTAGCTCCGGAAGAATATGCGGCAGAAGAGATCAATAAAAAGTTCAGAGAGAAAAACTTCTCTTCTAAAGAAGTTATGAAAGAGAAGATCAGGGAAGAAATGTTAAAAGCAGCCAAGGAACTGGATTTCGAAAGAGCAGCGCTTCTCCGAGACAAAATGCTTACTATCAAAGTGAATCCTACAGAGGAAAAATGAGATTAGACATCACACTTATCACTATACTAGTCACGGGAGCCATAAGCTTTTATACATTGTATATGGATCAAAATCTTTTAGATAAATTGATCCTTAGGCCTTTCAGAGATTCTAAAGAAGGAAACTATTATACTTTAGCCACCAGTGGATTTGTTCACGCGGATTTTTCTCATTTATTCTTTAATATGCTGACACTCTACTTTTTTGGAAGGCATGTGGATATGGTGCTCGGGCCCTTGGGATTTATGGGCCTGTATTTAGCGAGTATCCTAATTTCGAATTTCATTTCTTTCCAGAAAAATAAAGCGGACGCAAATTATGCGAGTCTTGGAGCTTCCGGCGGAACTTCCGGGATCGTATTTGCTTCTATCTTATTCTATCCTTATTCTAAAATTTTCTTTTTCTTTATACCGATCCCGATTCCTGGACCTTTATATGCGATATTGTATTTAGGATATTCTTATTATGCTTCTAAGAATAGGCAGGATGGGATCAATCATGACGCTCACTTTTACGGAGCGCTGACTGGACTCGCAGTTGCAATCTTAGTGCAACCGCTTTCTTTGATTGCGTTTATCCAATATGTGCTGGGTGGGTTTATGTGAGGATTTTTCAATGCGAAAGGGTTTAACCTCCTTTCGCGATTTTGTCCTTTATAAAAGCCTTAAATTTATCGGAACCGAAACTAACATCCATTTTGATGATCTCTGGAGCGAGATAGGGATGTTTTTTCATAATATATTCTTCGATTGCGGCATACTTGTCTGCTTTTGCTTTTAGAAGAATTTTGTTTTCCGAATCGATCGTGAGTTTCCCTTCCCATTGGTACAAAAGAGCCACTTCAGGGAAAATGGTGCCACTTACTATGATTCCGAGCTGAAGCATTTCTGCGATATATTCTTCCGCTAGATCGCGATCCGCCAGAGTGGTGAAAACTAAAATTTCTTGAGATGAAGACATGGTTCCTCCGAGAAAAAGGAGGATAAGAAGTATTCATTCTTTGTCCAGTCTTTCTTTGGAAAGATCGGATTAGTATCTTGGAGCGTTCGGATCCGAATAATTTCCTTTGCCTGAATTCGGCATGGAACCTCTAGACGAAGAAGGAGTGTAATCATCACAAAGATTACTGCATTTTGCGATACAATCTTCTCTCTTACGATCCACAGTGATCGCAGTAAAAACAGTCTCCACTTTAGGGATAGGATATTGAGTCCAACATTGGCTCTTGCAGTTTCCATATTTTGCGGCACAATTCCGAGCCGTGCTTTGGTCCGCACCGGAAGAGATCATCATATCGAAAAGTTCCTGCTCTTCTCTGGTTTTGAAGCCTCCCTTGTTGGGCCTTTTAGAAAGTTCTTGTTTGCTTAGATTTGCATTTTCAGCTTCCGGAAAATCCTCCACGGAACCCTTTCCTCTCACCTTGCCGGATTCGTCGGAACTCCAATCCACAGCGAAAAAGCAGTTTAGTATAAAGAAGGATAATAATATTCCGAATTTAATTTTCATTAGGTTCCTAAAAACTAAACCTTTGGGATTAGGATTCTGCAAATATTTTCGTCGTTTAACAAATAAATACATAAATTTTGCACTCTTTTACCTAGAAATCGGCTGGAAAAAAATTTCCAACCAAGGTCTCAATAGTATTGAATGTAGGATAACCTACAATAGAGTCTGTCTAAGCAGTACTTAAGACCTAAGAATTTGAATGGGGGGTCTTTTAGTGAGTAGTTTTTTTGCAAGTACATCAGTAAAACGTTTCTTTCTTCTCTCCTTAGTTATTCTTTTTATTTCCAATTGCAGCGCCTTGGATTGGGGCTGGGTAAAACTCCCTTCCGGACTTGCCTGGGACCAAAACGAAACCTTAGATAGAAATCCTGTAGAAGGTTTCCGTGTAGAATTTCCGGAAGAATTGGGACTGGATTCCAGACCTCTAGTAGAACTTTCTAAAAAGCTCAGAAAAGATAAAACGGAGGTACGCTCTCTCCTCATCTTGAAAGAAGGAAACCTAGTATTCGAAAGATATGCCGGAGGGATCTCCAGAAATCATAATCATAATATGTATTCTGTGACCAAGTCTGTGGTCTCCATGTTGTTAGGTATTTGTTATACGAATGATTGTGGCTTGGACTTGGAAGACAGCCTGTCTTCTGCGGAGTCCAGTTTGCCTGGCCTTCTTCCTTCCGAATTAAAAGGAAAAGAATCTATTCGACTTAAAGATGCATTACGTATGAGTTCCGGAATGGGCTGGGATTCCTTTCCTAAAAAAGAAGATATCAGAACGGACGCAGACCCGCTCGCGATCGCTTGGATCCCTGTAGTATCTTCGGCTCCCGGAACTAAATTCGAATATTCTAATGGAGATACCCAGTTAGTCGCAGGTTACTTGGAAGCTAAGACTGGTAAAACCTTGTATGAATATTCTAAGAGCACTGCATTCTCCTGGTTAGGTTTTAAAGGAGAAGAATGGAATACGTCGAAATCAGGAAGACAAACCGCCGGTTTTGGACTTCGATTGAGACCGATCGATATGGCAAAGCTCGGGCAGCTTTATCTTGATGGAGGAAAATGGCAGGGTCGTCAGATCTTAAAACCTGAATGGATCGCTTGGACTTTAGAGCCGGGTGTAGAAAAAAGATACGGACTCCAATTTTGGATCCATGAATTTGAAGGAAAGCCTAGCTTCATGGCAAATGGAAAAGGTGGTCAGTTTATTTATGTGATCCCTCATCGTAAGATCGTTTTAGTGATGACCAGCGCCATTTGGGACAAGGCACCTGACTTAGTCTTAACTTCCGCGTTGGATGCAATCAAGGCCTCTTTAATATCTACGGATAAAATCCCTTCTCCAGACAGGGAAGAAGCGCTCCTGAAAGAGCTAAAAATATCTGCCAGAACTTCTTTAGATCCTAAGCTTAAAGAAGGAGCGGATGAAACAAGGATTGCAGCAGAACCAGGGATAAAACAAAATCATCCTTAAATG
This window of the Leptospira hartskeerlii genome carries:
- the aroE gene encoding shikimate dehydrogenase; this encodes MKIFRDSSKYFGIVGQPLSHTLSPMLHTSWYEDLSLDCGYLVFPVETLEKKELLSLSKFGVRGLSVTIPHKEIAFQFADKTDETSQAVKASNTLVFENGSISAHNTDGIGAVRSIQESFPVSLYGKVLLIGSGGSARGISFTLLKEAGVKDLTITARNPKTSEELIGLLSNISSAKIQFKDLTEVQKDFAEYSLIIHTTPLGMKGKDPGPAIPESCFKEGQVLFDIVYNPLETPLVLGAKKKGAKIIPGTEMLLYQAVEQFRLFTGVSLIPDLIEKGRSRLLKALGYT
- a CDS encoding glycosyltransferase family 2 protein gives rise to the protein MMLPISACIITLNEEDNIERCLSSLDFVNEIIVLDSGSKDRTESIAKQKGAKVVLRKFDDYVSQKNHVISLAASPWILTLDADEELSPGLKEEIKNLFKNGEPEEDGFIIPRLTMYMGKWIRHGGWYPNYRARLFLRSKGKFVGGKVHEAVELSGKRKKLKHPVFHYSYENLFDHVSFINRYSELAATEKFGKGKRSGLILALLEAGYKSFWMYFVRLGFLDGRRGLILAIMGFYYNFLKYAKVFEMTLAEKEKKK
- a CDS encoding histidine kinase; this encodes MGQEIRDISDNIRLTVEDGRILSLKTHRITRSVEEHIQQAIELILDKVTYPTLVPTIYTIVKELSINACKANQKRIYFEEKGYDIENPIQYKKGVSEYKQLFSESMAEEYGNKSKKKGYFCLITFDYSMDGIRVEVTNNTPVTIEEEKSLREKLEKGMQYGDIAQFYLDNADNTEGAGLGLALILIMLKGEGIDPSFFRIIIRKDVTIARLEVPLTSNFKSVRDQDFSRA
- a CDS encoding S1 RNA-binding domain-containing protein; this translates as MKEDQKELFQKLLDESFRKKAALEPGAKVSALVTSSKSDYVFIKIQGAGLSGIIAADEFAEAPPKQGETIEAYFLQESSGDQYFTTCLNGDTISKDMVSVAHTAEIPVLGHIVGENDAGVEVKLGEQTGFCPFSQLDPELKKQNNGVGKRVRFLISEVGNKGKIIVSQKKIADKEREAKISVLKGELKPGMFVTCKVKSVHNFGLIVEADGLTALVPASEATFKKGADLSKDFHPGQVLRAKVLKLDWEEEKHSFTVKDFLKDPWAQNVPFKEGDLVTGTVESVKPFGVFVKLNEQFSGLVPNRETGLQNRTPAAQHFKMGDMVSAFVTEVNIGKRQISLSLVKAKEVQERLDYSGYLSEETSSTGSFGAILAKSLNKGQKKG
- a CDS encoding tRNA (cytidine(34)-2'-O)-methyltransferase, which encodes MALRIALYRPEIPPNTGNIARLCVALGAELHIVGEPAFELSEKAARRAGLDYWDKLKLTLHSGWEAFSKTLDTDSKLYLISTKGEVSYTTPKYGKNDVFLFGNETSGLPQEIFQSEIPNGILRIPMEEDCRCLNLSNAVAVIAYEALRQIRRW
- a CDS encoding ATP-binding protein translates to MSFSLGEIEARIRELLANGLTGNSQDFHAWIRMDTLRKFREEPSFSPDWVPKVLDELVASGEAAKSKLDPREYTLSAESSLRKKTSKNEEYLLLGRTEFQPMQYVRSRMESFLRANGIDEDMIVDLTIGSIEAVENAVKYGDGGNVEVAYTIEKSGIFKIRLVNNLRELNIEEDIERGKFSSTATLMRGMMVMQKLFDKMDLEILEDKRQALFMAEKILPK
- the uvrB gene encoding excinuclease ABC subunit UvrB; protein product: MSSIFKIHSNYKAAGDQVQAIEKIGQAFKRGEDKVTLVGVTGSGKTFTMAQVIANMGLPTLVLSHNKTLAAQLFREFKEFFPENAVEYFVSYYDYYQPEAYVPSSDTFIEKDMSMNEEIDKLRLRATSSLLERDDVVIVSSVSCIYGLGSPEEYVNSVVALQKGDIIDRDQVIRKLLHIQYNRNDTDFSRGNFRVRGDSIEVYPAYHTDAFRIEFFGDEVDSISRIHPVTAQVIAKQEKCFIYPAKHFIMSAPLVKDAVKRIKDEMAEQEIKFTKENKFLEAQRIVSRTNYDMEMLQEMGYCNGIENYSRHLTGRKEGERPACLIDYFRGDFLLIVDESHVTIPQVGGMFAGDKARKQTLVDFGFRLPSALDNRPLNFSEFESLTPKTLYVSATPAEYELEKSKTRVEQIIRPTGLLDPNVEVRPTKNQVEDLLVEIRKRIDLGERVLVTTLTKKMAEDLSDYYKELGLKVSYLHSEIETLERIEIIRDLRKGIYDVLIGINLLREGLDIPEVSLVAILDADKEGFLRNYKSLIQTIGRAARNINGTAVLYADKMTDSMTKAIEETKRRRTIQEEHNLKYRISPQTIKKEIADMIERTEKELAPEEYAAEEINKKFREKNFSSKEVMKEKIREEMLKAAKELDFERAALLRDKMLTIKVNPTEEK
- a CDS encoding rhomboid family intramembrane serine protease; protein product: MRLDITLITILVTGAISFYTLYMDQNLLDKLILRPFRDSKEGNYYTLATSGFVHADFSHLFFNMLTLYFFGRHVDMVLGPLGFMGLYLASILISNFISFQKNKADANYASLGASGGTSGIVFASILFYPYSKIFFFFIPIPIPGPLYAILYLGYSYYASKNRQDGINHDAHFYGALTGLAVAILVQPLSLIAFIQYVLGGFM
- the cutA gene encoding divalent-cation tolerance protein CutA codes for the protein MSSSQEILVFTTLADRDLAEEYIAEMLQLGIIVSGTIFPEVALLYQWEGKLTIDSENKILLKAKADKYAAIEEYIMKKHPYLAPEIIKMDVSFGSDKFKAFIKDKIAKGG
- a CDS encoding LIC_10730 family protein produces the protein MKIKFGILLSFFILNCFFAVDWSSDESGKVRGKGSVEDFPEAENANLSKQELSKRPNKGGFKTREEQELFDMMISSGADQSTARNCAAKYGNCKSQCWTQYPIPKVETVFTAITVDRKREDCIAKCSNLCDDYTPSSSRGSMPNSGKGNYSDPNAPRY
- a CDS encoding serine hydrolase domain-containing protein, translating into MGGLLVSSFFASTSVKRFFLLSLVILFISNCSALDWGWVKLPSGLAWDQNETLDRNPVEGFRVEFPEELGLDSRPLVELSKKLRKDKTEVRSLLILKEGNLVFERYAGGISRNHNHNMYSVTKSVVSMLLGICYTNDCGLDLEDSLSSAESSLPGLLPSELKGKESIRLKDALRMSSGMGWDSFPKKEDIRTDADPLAIAWIPVVSSAPGTKFEYSNGDTQLVAGYLEAKTGKTLYEYSKSTAFSWLGFKGEEWNTSKSGRQTAGFGLRLRPIDMAKLGQLYLDGGKWQGRQILKPEWIAWTLEPGVEKRYGLQFWIHEFEGKPSFMANGKGGQFIYVIPHRKIVLVMTSAIWDKAPDLVLTSALDAIKASLISTDKIPSPDREEALLKELKISARTSLDPKLKEGADETRIAAEPGIKQNHP